Proteins from one Pyrobaculum neutrophilum V24Sta genomic window:
- a CDS encoding phosphate ABC transporter permease, protein MRRAVNAAGLALFAALGLLSLAPLALVVGDVLYRGLAAMWKLGPGFLTALPPTPLDESGGVGPALAGTLYMTALGALAGFLLGFPIGVYIGEYRWELAARLARVGVNVLVEFPTITIGLFVYSLSGLLTPALRALPRPPPPLDLFVGPPSVFNAYAGAAALALIMTPYVALFTASAYASVAAGLREAVYSIAGDERRALFVAMRKVLSRVITAAALLGTAKIAGETAPLLFTAGYSNYYGPFTRETASIPVLIYRSALAPYPIYHEVAYAAAALLLLLVLAAYALAQLAAKR, encoded by the coding sequence ATGAGGAGGGCGGTAAACGCCGCAGGCCTAGCCCTCTTCGCCGCCCTGGGCCTGCTGTCGCTGGCGCCGCTGGCCCTCGTGGTGGGGGACGTCCTCTACAGGGGGCTCGCCGCCATGTGGAAGCTCGGGCCCGGGTTCCTAACCGCCCTGCCGCCGACTCCCCTCGACGAGAGCGGGGGCGTGGGGCCGGCGCTGGCGGGCACCCTCTACATGACGGCGCTGGGCGCGCTGGCGGGCTTCCTCCTGGGGTTCCCCATCGGCGTATACATCGGCGAGTACAGGTGGGAGCTGGCGGCCAGGCTGGCCAGGGTGGGGGTGAACGTGCTGGTGGAGTTCCCCACCATAACCATAGGCCTCTTCGTCTACAGCCTAAGCGGTCTGCTGACCCCCGCGCTTAGGGCTCTGCCGCGGCCCCCGCCGCCCCTCGATCTATTCGTGGGGCCTCCCTCTGTCTTCAACGCATACGCGGGGGCCGCGGCGCTGGCGTTGATCATGACGCCGTACGTGGCGCTCTTCACCGCTTCGGCCTACGCCTCTGTGGCGGCGGGGCTGAGGGAGGCGGTGTACTCCATCGCCGGGGACGAGAGGAGGGCCCTCTTCGTGGCGATGAGGAAGGTGCTCTCCCGCGTCATAACGGCGGCGGCTCTCCTGGGCACGGCCAAGATAGCCGGCGAGACCGCCCCCCTCCTATTCACCGCGGGGTACAGCAACTACTACGGCCCCTTCACGAGGGAGACTGCCTCCATCCCGGTGCTGATATACAGGTCGGCCTTGGCCCCCTACCCCATATACCACGAGGTGGCCTACGCGGCGGCAGCCCTACTGCTCCTCCTGGTGCTAGCCGCCTACGCCCTTGCCCAGCTGGCGGCGAAGAGATAA
- a CDS encoding pyrimidine dimer DNA glycosylase/endonuclease V, with the protein MQIFRPYRDHARSAAFLDDKRLGKQRVEAKQVILAILRRRGVLRDGRRGWLNHPIVLMYDAGPYIDDLVAYFHAVVEEWRRRGRRNSLSLADVQHLIALLPSAPGTPITHTHEVEYRRVLLLKDPCHYLGKLTEEELAEVLETDPTPIPGVNTWIFQIWGRYRQFVEALRRGQVDCRGIFPRDR; encoded by the coding sequence GTGCAGATCTTCCGCCCCTACAGAGACCACGCCAGAAGCGCCGCCTTTCTAGACGACAAGCGGCTGGGCAAACAGAGGGTTGAGGCCAAGCAGGTGATCCTCGCAATACTGAGGCGGAGGGGGGTTCTGCGAGACGGGAGGAGGGGCTGGCTGAACCACCCCATCGTGTTGATGTACGACGCGGGGCCCTACATAGACGACCTTGTGGCCTACTTCCACGCCGTGGTGGAGGAGTGGAGGCGCAGGGGGCGCCGCAACTCTCTGTCTCTAGCCGACGTGCAGCACCTCATCGCCCTGCTCCCCTCGGCCCCCGGCACCCCCATAACCCACACCCACGAGGTGGAGTACAGAAGGGTCCTCCTCCTCAAGGACCCGTGCCACTACCTCGGCAAGCTGACGGAGGAGGAGCTGGCCGAGGTGCTGGAGACCGACCCCACCCCCATACCCGGCGTAAACACCTGGATCTTCCAGATATGGGGCCGCTACAGGCAGTTCGTAGAGGCGCTGAGGAGAGGACAGGTTGACTGCAGAGGCATATTCCCGCGGGATAGGTGA
- a CDS encoding carbonic anhydrase, whose product MRLVITCMDYRLSEEVLRRVGPGDLVVRTAGANVRGVARSLAGLPVQEVLYLPHTDCAALKLVYSALSQGQPADPLVEEALVSQYRGRRPADLEELERLHVETQVAILRTLFPHARITVETIDVSKIRWPPRKPVYHLLKPQSRYTQDMIGAYIIQAFRREDVQPDIKVAQTLGLAPGVAEL is encoded by the coding sequence ATGCGCCTCGTAATTACCTGTATGGACTACCGCCTAAGCGAGGAGGTCCTCAGGAGGGTCGGCCCAGGGGACCTCGTGGTCAGGACCGCCGGCGCCAACGTAAGAGGCGTGGCGAGGTCTCTCGCGGGGCTCCCCGTCCAGGAGGTGCTCTACCTACCGCACACAGACTGCGCCGCCTTGAAGCTAGTCTACTCGGCCCTATCCCAGGGCCAGCCCGCCGACCCCCTGGTGGAGGAGGCTCTGGTGTCTCAGTACAGAGGCCGCCGCCCCGCCGACCTAGAGGAGCTGGAGAGGCTACACGTGGAGACCCAGGTGGCCATCCTCAGAACCCTCTTCCCCCACGCCAGGATCACCGTCGAGACAATAGACGTGTCCAAAATAAGGTGGCCCCCTAGGAAGCCCGTCTACCACCTCCTCAAGCCCCAGAGCCGCTACACCCAAGACATGATCGGCGCCTACATAATACAGGCCTTCAGGAGAGAAGACGTCCAGCCCGACATCAAGGTGGCGCAGACGCTGGGCCTCGCCCCCGGCGTCGCAGAGCTCTAG
- a CDS encoding ATP-binding protein translates to MIEEQNPWWISPELIKENAYYRRYLSSPVRWDVELPVSLKPYSLNIVFGPRQVGKSTALILLIKRLLDGGTDPRGVFYFACDKLADYRELDRVLSRYLEFRRRAGVSSSVIVLDEVTYPREWYRAVKYRIDRGDFENDVLILTGSLTISAKGEAETFPGRRGLGKVLVMHPLPFSMFVRLFGVEVPTGDLRFVVDNFHRYLGLLPRLSELFRYFLAVGGFPNAVRDFFTRGAVSQETEFDFVGSISSDIYKLRRSETFFKLTARAIIERASSEFSFHTISRDYGVGTVKTAVSYVGLLEKLHLLKTVEAVDPNTGLPMPRKLRKFYLLDPFIYHSFSKWVGAAPPDEAKMAEAAVAAHLARLYKLYYLKLNGEVDLVAEVDGELWGVEVKYGRVRKGGRRAVGRIKRFIYVSRDEAGDDVIPAPLFLAMLKTPHAVEIGTA, encoded by the coding sequence ATGATCGAGGAGCAGAACCCGTGGTGGATCTCGCCGGAGTTGATCAAGGAGAACGCCTACTACAGGAGGTATCTGTCCTCGCCCGTGCGTTGGGACGTGGAGCTGCCGGTCTCTCTCAAGCCCTACTCTCTAAACATCGTGTTTGGGCCGAGGCAGGTGGGCAAGTCGACTGCGCTTATTCTGCTCATAAAAAGGCTTCTAGATGGCGGGACCGACCCCAGGGGGGTCTTCTACTTCGCCTGCGACAAGCTCGCCGACTATAGAGAGCTGGACAGGGTCTTGTCTAGGTACCTCGAGTTCAGGCGTAGAGCCGGCGTGAGCTCGTCGGTGATTGTGCTGGACGAGGTGACCTACCCGCGGGAGTGGTACAGGGCTGTCAAATACCGGATAGACAGGGGGGATTTCGAAAACGACGTGCTCATACTCACCGGCTCTCTGACAATAAGCGCCAAGGGGGAGGCGGAGACCTTCCCCGGGAGGAGGGGCCTTGGGAAAGTCCTCGTGATGCACCCCCTCCCCTTCTCCATGTTTGTAAGGCTGTTCGGGGTGGAGGTCCCCACCGGCGACTTGAGGTTCGTCGTAGACAACTTCCACAGATACCTCGGCCTACTGCCGAGGCTCTCCGAGCTGTTTAGATACTTCCTCGCCGTCGGGGGCTTCCCCAACGCGGTCAGGGACTTCTTCACGAGAGGCGCCGTTTCGCAGGAGACGGAGTTCGACTTCGTCGGCAGCATCTCCAGCGATATCTACAAGCTACGGAGAAGCGAGACGTTCTTCAAGCTGACGGCCCGGGCCATAATCGAGAGGGCCTCCTCGGAGTTCAGCTTCCACACCATCTCGCGCGACTACGGCGTCGGCACCGTCAAGACGGCGGTTAGCTACGTCGGCCTCCTGGAGAAGCTCCACCTGCTGAAGACCGTCGAGGCCGTGGATCCAAACACGGGCCTCCCCATGCCCAGGAAGCTGAGGAAGTTCTACCTCCTAGACCCCTTCATATACCACTCATTCTCCAAGTGGGTAGGCGCCGCCCCGCCGGACGAGGCGAAGATGGCGGAGGCCGCCGTGGCGGCCCACCTGGCCCGCCTCTACAAGCTCTACTACCTAAAGCTCAACGGCGAGGTCGACCTAGTGGCTGAGGTAGACGGAGAGCTCTGGGGCGTCGAGGTCAAATACGGCAGAGTTAGAAAAGGCGGAAGGAGGGCCGTCGGCAGAATCAAGAGGTTCATATACGTCAGCAGAGACGAAGCCGGCGACGACGTCATCCCAGCCCCCCTATTTCTGGCGATGTTGAAAACCCCCCACGCCGTGGAGATCGGAACGGCGTAA
- a CDS encoding nucleoside recognition protein: MVVQEVAGVLLAMLLGFLAAEVLLEYGVLYKLSFLRRVARLANLPDVCGVTFATAFVSPAASNAMLQSLRDRGVLNDREVLLASLLNAAAVPFYETFTVYLPVVIPLLGPRLGLMYMSAMWLNGALSFAVVVAAGRLALNRRETGLVEEMARKPGRNYKAALRRGLRRFVKTAVVFAATVTTVELLLRYGVLQHLATPLSSYAMGISPQLLPAVGIYVLHPTAGMAAVGQLVKTGVVGEVEALAALLLASVFMLPLLYLRVYIPQWVAIFGPRVGLARGAIGLSIALAARIIVLASVLALVH; the protein is encoded by the coding sequence ATGGTGGTGCAGGAGGTAGCGGGGGTTCTCCTGGCTATGTTGTTGGGCTTTCTAGCGGCGGAGGTGCTTCTGGAATACGGCGTTTTGTACAAGCTGTCGTTTCTCCGCCGCGTGGCGAGGTTGGCCAACCTCCCCGACGTCTGCGGCGTTACCTTCGCCACGGCGTTTGTGTCGCCTGCCGCGTCTAACGCCATGTTGCAAAGCCTAAGAGATAGGGGCGTGTTAAACGATAGGGAGGTGCTTCTCGCGTCTTTGTTAAACGCCGCCGCGGTGCCGTTTTACGAGACCTTCACGGTGTATCTGCCCGTGGTGATACCGCTGTTAGGCCCTAGGCTAGGTCTCATGTATATGTCGGCGATGTGGCTCAATGGAGCGTTGTCTTTCGCCGTAGTTGTGGCGGCCGGGAGACTGGCGCTGAATCGGAGAGAGACAGGCCTTGTGGAGGAGATGGCGAGGAAGCCTGGTAGGAACTACAAGGCGGCGTTGAGAAGGGGGCTGAGGAGGTTTGTGAAAACCGCCGTGGTTTTCGCCGCCACCGTCACCACGGTGGAGCTTCTCCTGAGATACGGGGTTCTGCAACATCTCGCAACCCCTCTCTCCTCCTATGCGATGGGCATTTCTCCACAGCTACTACCTGCCGTTGGAATATACGTGCTTCACCCCACCGCGGGCATGGCGGCCGTGGGCCAGCTGGTGAAAACCGGCGTGGTGGGAGAGGTCGAGGCGCTGGCGGCGCTACTGCTCGCAAGCGTCTTCATGCTACCGCTACTCTACCTAAGGGTGTACATCCCCCAGTGGGTCGCCATATTTGGCCCGCGGGTGGGGCTAGCCAGAGGAGCCATCGGGCTCTCTATCGCGTTGGCGGCACGCATAATAGTACTGGCCTCGGTTCTGGCTCTCGTGCATTAA
- a CDS encoding class I SAM-dependent methyltransferase: protein MDIDWAEVWAAWRREVRTPPDFWDRAAPRFYRSAKRRRVEVERFLDWLLGELGLGGGSSVLEVGAGAGAYAVPLAKRVSRVVAVEPSREMARYLRKYAEEEGVKVDVVEKRWEEVSLEEVGRHDLALAAHSLLVEDLRGAVEKLEEAARCVCVVLHVGVPGWAQLYRSLGVERPHRPWFTAFYNFLLQRGVYANVRIFERDVVREYPSVEEAAEDLGVEVERVVEALPRLGRRGDGGVVFKYKVKEAAVWWCRR from the coding sequence ATGGATATAGACTGGGCTGAGGTGTGGGCGGCGTGGCGGAGGGAGGTTAGGACCCCGCCGGATTTCTGGGATAGGGCTGCCCCCAGGTTCTACAGATCTGCGAAGAGGAGGAGGGTCGAGGTGGAGAGGTTTTTAGACTGGCTCCTCGGGGAGCTGGGGCTCGGCGGGGGGAGCTCCGTGCTTGAGGTTGGGGCTGGGGCGGGGGCCTACGCCGTGCCTCTCGCCAAGAGGGTGAGCCGCGTCGTCGCCGTGGAGCCCTCTAGGGAGATGGCCCGATACCTGAGGAAATACGCCGAGGAGGAGGGCGTTAAAGTCGACGTAGTGGAGAAGAGGTGGGAGGAGGTCTCTCTTGAGGAGGTCGGCCGCCACGACTTAGCTCTGGCCGCCCACTCCCTTCTCGTGGAGGACCTCAGGGGGGCGGTGGAGAAGTTGGAGGAGGCGGCTAGATGCGTCTGCGTTGTTCTACACGTCGGCGTGCCTGGCTGGGCCCAGCTCTACAGGTCGTTGGGCGTAGAGCGGCCCCACCGCCCTTGGTTCACCGCCTTCTACAACTTCCTCCTCCAGAGGGGGGTCTACGCCAACGTCAGAATCTTCGAGAGAGACGTGGTTAGAGAGTACCCAAGCGTCGAAGAAGCGGCTGAGGATCTTGGAGTCGAGGTGGAGAGGGTCGTGGAGGCGTTGCCGCGTTTAGGGAGGCGGGGGGACGGCGGTGTGGTCTTCAAGTATAAGGTGAAGGAGGCGGCGGTATGGTGGTGCAGGAGGTAG
- a CDS encoding nucleoside recognition protein, which produces MINPAALLREVLFLAPSVIGGSLLAAFLMERGVLNKLRPLAAPFVKLSGLGPEAAAAFITAFFDVRSANALLVTLHREGRLSRREMYLASLMNAFPAAVRHWDSMLPPLLALLGLWGALYFACFLLVGLAQTLLFALLSRLLVAGSGRVSAVVVGGGGGLNALKRALRRAVKILATSAAALAVVELAASLGLFGVLNSYVKSAMSAFPLSAEELGVAVASMVNYAAGAAAAAALINAGLLDGWRAVKAMLLGSAFSFVTALRAILPYYVGVFGPRDGPLLMAISTSVRTALILALVWI; this is translated from the coding sequence ATGATTAACCCGGCGGCTCTTCTACGCGAGGTCTTGTTCCTCGCGCCTAGCGTAATCGGGGGCTCTCTCCTCGCCGCTTTTCTAATGGAGAGGGGCGTGTTGAACAAGTTGAGGCCTCTCGCGGCGCCTTTTGTAAAACTCAGCGGGCTTGGCCCCGAGGCCGCGGCGGCGTTTATCACTGCGTTTTTCGACGTAAGAAGCGCAAACGCTCTTCTAGTCACGCTACATAGGGAGGGTAGGCTTAGCCGGAGGGAGATGTATCTGGCCTCTCTTATGAACGCCTTCCCAGCCGCCGTGAGACACTGGGACTCTATGCTTCCACCTCTTCTAGCTCTCCTCGGGCTCTGGGGCGCTCTCTACTTCGCCTGCTTCCTCCTCGTTGGCTTAGCCCAAACGCTCCTCTTCGCGTTGTTATCTAGGCTTTTAGTCGCGGGGAGCGGCCGCGTGTCCGCCGTCGTAGTGGGGGGAGGCGGGGGGCTTAACGCGTTAAAGAGGGCGTTGAGGAGGGCTGTTAAGATCCTCGCGACCTCTGCCGCCGCTTTGGCAGTTGTGGAGCTCGCCGCCTCTCTCGGCCTCTTTGGCGTGTTAAATAGCTATGTGAAATCCGCCATGTCGGCCTTCCCCCTGTCTGCAGAAGAGCTGGGGGTCGCCGTGGCTTCCATGGTTAACTACGCCGCAGGCGCCGCCGCTGCAGCTGCGTTGATCAACGCGGGGCTGTTGGACGGGTGGAGAGCTGTCAAAGCCATGTTGTTGGGATCCGCCTTCTCCTTCGTCACAGCGCTGAGGGCTATCTTGCCGTATTACGTAGGCGTGTTTGGCCCTAGAGATGGGCCCCTCCTGATGGCTATCTCCACCTCTGTGAGAACAGCTCTCATCCTTGCCCTGGTATGGATATAG
- a CDS encoding ABC transporter ATP-binding protein, producing MLEVKGLEFSYGEFTISGVTFSVGKGEVAVLLGPNGSGKTTILKAIYGLLKPRARCVYVDGADFHSLPFRRRSQLAGYVPQSHHPPFPYRVIDVVVTGFAPRLGLLQSPGREHYEKALEKLRLLGIERLAERPYTHLSGGQLQLVLIARALVQEPQVLLLDEPTAHLDFRNQLRVLSTVRRLAKASGVAVLMTLHDPNLAAAYSDKIIVVKEGRVVAAGAPRDVIKDDVIGEVYGVSVKVLEVDGRVVVLPHD from the coding sequence ATGCTTGAGGTAAAAGGGCTTGAGTTTAGCTACGGCGAGTTTACAATCAGCGGCGTGACCTTTTCCGTGGGGAAGGGCGAGGTGGCGGTTCTGCTGGGGCCAAACGGCAGCGGCAAAACCACAATTTTGAAGGCTATCTACGGGTTGTTGAAGCCGAGGGCGAGGTGCGTATACGTTGATGGGGCGGACTTCCACTCCCTGCCCTTTAGGAGGAGGTCTCAACTCGCTGGCTATGTGCCGCAAAGCCACCACCCGCCCTTCCCCTATAGGGTGATCGACGTGGTGGTCACCGGCTTTGCCCCGCGGCTTGGCCTCCTCCAGAGCCCGGGGAGGGAGCACTACGAGAAGGCGCTGGAGAAGCTACGGCTTTTGGGTATAGAGCGCCTCGCCGAGAGGCCCTACACCCATCTGAGCGGGGGCCAGCTACAGCTTGTCCTCATAGCTAGGGCGCTTGTACAAGAGCCTCAGGTCCTCCTCCTAGACGAGCCCACAGCCCACCTAGATTTTAGAAACCAGCTGAGGGTTCTCTCCACCGTTAGGAGGCTGGCGAAAGCCAGCGGCGTGGCCGTCTTGATGACTCTCCACGACCCCAACCTCGCCGCGGCGTATTCGGACAAGATCATAGTGGTGAAAGAGGGTAGGGTGGTGGCGGCGGGGGCTCCCCGGGATGTAATTAAAGACGACGTAATTGGGGAGGTCTACGGCGTAAGCGTTAAAGTGCTTGAGGTAGACGGGAGGGTGGTGGTGCTCCCCCATGATTAA